The following coding sequences are from one Triticum aestivum cultivar Chinese Spring chromosome 5A, IWGSC CS RefSeq v2.1, whole genome shotgun sequence window:
- the LOC123101823 gene encoding uncharacterized protein, producing MAEQTPDFSKDKSELAPTNTPLILLLQFSEKSQYLVPQSLTSISPEFRLQELLSLTKSAATGDPHGNNVPDASRILLALPLLQPFAAIATGRPRSSRGHPRVFLHAPRPVRPFPESGDHQDECHDNVRTTSSSSSPSPAALSGSMNHHHPIFVSRRILDRTQHLGFTK from the exons ATGGCAGAGCAGaccccagatttctccaaggacaaatCTG AATTAGCCCCTACAAATACTCCCCTGATCCTCCTCCTCCAATTTTCCGAAAAATCTCAATATCTCGTGCCCCAGAGCCTCACCTCGAtctcgccggagttccgcctccaGGAGCTCCTGTCGCTGACCAAGTCTGCTGCCACTGGAG ATCCGCACGGGAACAACGTCCCCGACGCCTCCCGCATCTTGCTGGCGCTGCCGCTGCTCCAGCCATTTGCCGCCATCGCCACAGGCCGCCCCCGGAGCTCACGAGGTCACCCCCGAGTTTTCCTTCATGCTCCGCGCCCCGTTCGACCCTTCCCCGAGTCCGGCGACCACCAGGACGAGTGCCACGACAACGTCCGAACGACGTCGTCGTCGTCTTCTCCAAGTCCGGCAGCCCTGTCCGGGAGCATGAACCACCACCATCCGATCTTTGTTTCACGGCGTATATTAGATCGGACTCAACACTTAGGTTTTACTAAGTAG